In Mongoliitalea daihaiensis, one DNA window encodes the following:
- the cdaA gene encoding diadenylate cyclase CdaA: MIFLFKIGFLEISIVNLVDISLVSILIYQVYKLLRGSVAIKIFLGFLSIYLVYLLVNALRMELLTIILGQFMGVGVIAAIIIFAPEIRKFLLIIGRSSFLSNESIWQELLFWRKRESSAFNINPIIEATKSLAGTNTGALMVLSKNSELKFYSESGDMMDAILSKRLLISIFNKYSPLHDGAVIIYNGKVKAARCILPVTERDIPAQFGLRHRAAIGMSEATDTLVLIVSEETGQVSLAKNGKILHNLSYQEVREFLNDYLSGVDIDDKFDPISVYERPQFKKPTIKTG; encoded by the coding sequence TTGATATTTTTATTTAAAATAGGCTTTTTGGAAATCTCCATCGTGAATCTAGTCGATATCTCGTTGGTAAGTATCCTGATTTATCAGGTCTATAAGTTATTGCGCGGTAGTGTGGCCATTAAAATCTTTTTAGGCTTCTTGTCGATTTACTTGGTGTATTTGTTGGTCAATGCCCTCCGAATGGAATTGCTTACAATTATTCTTGGTCAATTTATGGGTGTGGGTGTCATTGCGGCAATCATCATTTTTGCTCCTGAAATACGGAAGTTTTTATTGATCATTGGAAGATCATCCTTTTTATCCAATGAAAGTATTTGGCAAGAGTTGTTGTTTTGGCGAAAGCGAGAATCCAGTGCATTTAATATCAACCCTATCATAGAAGCTACCAAATCTTTGGCAGGTACCAATACAGGGGCTTTGATGGTTTTGTCTAAAAATTCAGAATTGAAATTTTATTCTGAGAGTGGTGATATGATGGATGCAATTCTTTCTAAGCGTCTCTTGATTTCAATTTTCAATAAATACAGTCCTTTACATGATGGAGCAGTTATTATTTACAATGGGAAAGTAAAAGCAGCTCGATGTATTTTGCCAGTAACGGAGCGAGACATACCTGCACAATTTGGCTTAAGGCACAGGGCAGCTATCGGAATGTCTGAGGCCACAGATACTTTGGTATTGATTGTTTCTGAAGAAACAGGACAAGTTTCTTTAGCTAAAAATGGTAAAATTTTACACAATCTCTCTTATCAAGAAGTAAGAGAATTTTTAAATGATTACCTATCTGGTGTAGATATTGACGATAAGTTTGATCCTATATCTGTATATGAGCGTCCACAGTTTAAAAAGCCAACGATAAAAACGGGCTGA